One window of Desulfarculus baarsii DSM 2075 genomic DNA carries:
- a CDS encoding sensor histidine kinase, with protein MSRDPGKKTLINFDQTRSLLDRREVAEHILESLSDGLLLIDEDGDIVLANPAAAEILGVEMDHLARAGWAELFFDNPENVDFNQVVVHVLQDDQTQANRQVRYFRPDGQVRDLVVTTIVMKDGVSPAQEVSAVLVVVGDVTEMVKLHRSESELLQRSQRLAQEKAEGLDRLARAVAHEIRNPITSIGGLAKRLLTSVNPYGRDAQYLRRILDATERLETIVREVRDYADLPAPRPRPVDLGPWLAAQAENFRMEAAASKVELEVMGEVGQAGAAFARIDETMLERVLDMLFSNALDAMPGGGKLVIGLQLNGDLALITVTDSGKGVDPEELPYLFDPFYSTKADAVGMSLAIAKRVALEHHGDLSFESRSGQGATFTLQLPLCPHERDEQAEPVAESA; from the coding sequence GTGAGCCGCGACCCTGGCAAGAAGACGCTGATCAATTTCGACCAGACGCGCTCGCTGCTGGACCGGCGCGAGGTGGCCGAGCACATCCTGGAGTCGCTCAGCGACGGGCTGTTGCTCATCGACGAAGACGGCGACATCGTCCTGGCCAACCCGGCCGCCGCCGAGATCTTGGGCGTGGAGATGGATCATTTGGCCCGCGCCGGCTGGGCCGAACTGTTTTTTGACAACCCCGAAAACGTCGACTTCAACCAAGTGGTCGTCCACGTCCTGCAAGACGACCAGACCCAGGCCAACCGCCAGGTGCGCTACTTTCGGCCCGATGGCCAGGTCCGCGATCTGGTGGTCACCACCATCGTCATGAAAGACGGCGTCAGCCCCGCGCAAGAGGTCAGCGCCGTGCTGGTGGTGGTCGGCGACGTGACGGAGATGGTCAAGCTGCACCGCAGCGAAAGCGAACTGCTGCAACGCTCCCAGCGTTTGGCCCAGGAAAAGGCCGAGGGTCTCGACCGCCTGGCCAGGGCCGTGGCCCACGAGATTCGCAACCCCATCACCAGTATCGGCGGCCTGGCCAAACGCCTGCTGACCAGCGTCAACCCCTACGGCCGCGATGCCCAATACCTGCGCCGCATCCTCGACGCCACCGAGAGGCTCGAAACCATCGTCCGCGAGGTGCGCGACTACGCCGACCTGCCCGCGCCGCGCCCCCGGCCGGTGGACCTTGGCCCCTGGTTGGCCGCCCAGGCCGAAAACTTCCGCATGGAGGCCGCCGCGTCCAAGGTGGAGCTAGAAGTCATGGGCGAGGTGGGCCAGGCCGGCGCGGCCTTTGCCCGCATCGACGAGACCATGCTCGAACGGGTGCTGGACATGCTTTTTTCCAACGCCCTGGACGCCATGCCCGGCGGCGGCAAGCTGGTCATCGGCCTGCAACTCAACGGCGATCTGGCCCTGATCACCGTCACCGACAGCGGCAAGGGCGTCGACCCCGAGGAGTTGCCTTATCTGTTCGATCCATTCTATAGCACCAAGGCCGACGCCGTGGGCATGAGCCTGGCCATCGCCAAGCGCGTGGCCCTGGAGCATCACGGCGACCTGAGCTTCGAAAGCCGGTCCGGCCAAGGGGCCACCTTCACCCTGCAACTGCCCCTGTGCCCCCACGAGCGCGACGAACAAGCCGAGCCTGTCGCCGAAAGCGCCTGA